The following proteins come from a genomic window of Schistocerca serialis cubense isolate TAMUIC-IGC-003099 unplaced genomic scaffold, iqSchSeri2.2 HiC_scaffold_743, whole genome shotgun sequence:
- the LOC126450696 gene encoding uncharacterized protein LOC126450696, translated as MGKGKRGKGNSPAKRPTREDFLRADGNKRRVSSDRRSGSVAPSAPTEEEMVAPTPCRPSAQVLPVCIRYTGRDWVETYDEVAMDLRYPPQVQMLDNEAALSIQPRSQEDRKILCDQDGRREKPTTSKKRRRRRRRKRASAQASEQADKAAAPRHNARPAPPPASGRGGGGGPSREQEGRHSASSSGVGNIDALMEEAESRFRMALHAEMEAACHLLREALALRLQRDGPTAHTSASAATQTEETTKKKRMVINRASQTTDGASSFHTETTVRVDEGTQTSSKRYKRHRGAQTETADAESIGTQTEVAAMEPTRSPWKLHRIEATSSKPPIPRSPSPEVEDLGIRRILGDAQDRGPRTTPAVPQRRPTCSREFEYIKQWRP; from the exons ATGGGTAAAGGTAAACGCGGGAAGGGCAACTCACCCGCAAAGAGGCCAACTCGAGAAGACTTTCTCCGGGCGGACGGCAACAAGCGCAGAGTCTCGTCTGACCGACGCAGCGGCTCCGTCGCACCGTCTGCCCCTACAGAAGAAGAGATGGTAGCGCCAACACCTTGTCGGCCCTCCGCCCAAGTTCTCCCTGTGTGCATACGCTACACGGGTCGAGACTGGGTGGAGACATACGACGAGGTGGCAATGGACCTGCGCTACCCTCCACAAGTGCAGATGCTGGACAACGAAGCCGCGCTGTCCATCCAGCCACGTTCACAGGAGGATCGGAAGATCCTCTGCGACC AAGATGGCCGCCGCGAGAAGCCGACGACatcgaagaagaggaggaggaggaggaggcgcaaACGCGCCAGCGCTCAAGCCTCAGAGCAGGCAGACAAAGCAGCGGCGCCTCGCCACAACGCGCGGCCGGCCCCTCCACCCGCCAGTGGCAGAGGTGGTGGGGGGGGCCCCTCGCGCGAGCAGGAGGGACGCCACTCAGCAAGCAGCAGCGGTGTGGGCAACATCGACGCGCTGATGGAGGAAGCGGAGTCACGCTTCCGGATGGCCCTCCACGCGGAGATGGAGGCTGCCTGCCACCTGCTGAGGGAAGCATTGGCTCTCCGCCTTCAACGTGACGGGCCGACGGCACACACCAGCGCGTCCGCAGCCACGCAGACTGAAGAAACCACCAAGAAGAAGAGGATGGTGATCAACCGCGCCAGCCAGACCACCGACGGCGCCTCATCCTTCCACACAGAAACCACCGTGCGTGTCGATGAGGGCACCCAGACGTCGTCCAAACGGTACAAGCGCCATCGTGGCGCCCAAACCGAGACGGCGGATGCGGAGTCCATCGGCACGCAGACCGAAGTGGCAGCCATGGAGCCCACTAGGTCTCCATGGAAGCTGCACAGGATCGAGGCAACGAGCAGCAAACCTCCCATTCCGAGATCTCCCTCTCCAGAGGTAGAAGATCTCGGAATAAGACGAATTCTAGGTGACGCCCAAGACCGTGGCCCCAGGACAACTCCGGCCGTGCCACAAAGACGACCTACGTGCTCGAGGGAGTTCGAGTACATCAAACAATGGAGGCCGTGA